A part of Trachemys scripta elegans isolate TJP31775 chromosome 23, CAS_Tse_1.0, whole genome shotgun sequence genomic DNA contains:
- the LOC117869390 gene encoding coenzyme Q-binding protein COQ10 homolog B, mitochondrial-like, producing MAGSSSRGAAFLRALRGAGGRPRPGDGTRHLSSCGILAMPQAPKRPPVTPARVLQPPARTFLNLAAPLLGGKRMEYAEARVLGYSMEQMYNVVANVESYQLFVPWCKSSKVLSYRKGLTRAELEVGFAPLVERYVSEISLTPQHQIRAVCNDSRIFSHLETLWRFSPGLPGQPDTCTLDFYVSFEFKSILHSHLANLFFDEVVKQMVTAFERWAEKLYGPQTDVHPQKCLQAARCM from the exons ATGGCCGGGAGCAGCAGCCGGGGAGCCGCGTTCCTGCGGGCGCTGCGGGGAGCTGGGGGCCGCCCGCGCCCCGGGGACGGGACTCG GCATTTAAGTTCCTGTGGGATCCTGGCCATGCCACAGGCCCCCAAGCGGCCTCCCGTCACCCCGGCGCGGGTGCTGCAGCCCCCGGCTCGGACCTTCCTGAACCTGGCAGCCCCTCTGCTGGGTGGCAAGCGGATGGAGTACGCGGAAGCGCGAGTGCTGGG CTACTCGATGGAGCAGATGTACAACGTGGTGGCCAACGTGGAGAGCTACCAGCTCTTTGTGCCGTGGTGCAAGAGCTCCAAGGTCTTGTCCTACCGCAAAGGGCTCACGCGGGCAGAGCTGGAGGTCGGCTTCGCGCCCCTCGTGGAGCGCTACGTCTCTGAAATCTCCCTGACTCCCCAGCACCAGATCCGG GCTGTATGCAACGACAGCCGCATCTTCAGCCACCTGGAGACGCTGTGGCGGTTTAGCCCAGGGCTGCCGGGGCAGCCAGACACCTGCACGTTAGACTTCTAT GTCTCCTTTGAGTTCAAGTCCATCCTGCATTCTCACTTGGCCAACCTGTTCTTCGATGAGGTGGTGAAGCAGATGGTGACGGCCTTTGAGAGGTGGGCGGAGAAGCTGTACGGCCCGCAGACGGACGTGCATCCCCAGAAGTGTTTGCAGGCAGCCCGCTGCATGTGA